From the Musa acuminata AAA Group cultivar baxijiao chromosome BXJ3-7, Cavendish_Baxijiao_AAA, whole genome shotgun sequence genome, one window contains:
- the LOC135643672 gene encoding HMG-Y-related protein A-like produces the protein MSTEEDPRTHPLPPYPEMILTAVSAFGEDNGTSESAISEYIESSHSGQLPPSHPSLLAAHLARMTETGELILVDGGYLRSCPDTAPPPIKRGRGRPPKAKIPVPADAAPRRRGRPPKPADPLAPAKIPRPRGRPRKNAPSDAAPRQAGLAKRPRGRPPKVRTQFREVGFV, from the exons ATGAGCACAGAAGAAGATCCGCGGACCCACCCCCTCCCTCCGTACCCTGAG ATGATTCTGACCGCGGTCTCGGCGTTCGGTGAGGATAACGGGACGAGCGAGTCGGCCATCTCCGAGTACATCGAGTCCTCCCACAGTGGCCAGCTGCCGCCGTCCCATCCTTCGCTGCTGGCTGCCCACCTCGCCCGGATGACGGAGACCGGCGAGCTGATTTTGGTCGACGGCGGATACCTGCGGTCCTGCCCGGACACGGCGCCGCCGCCCATCAAGCGCGGCCGCGGGCGGCCGCCCAAGGCTAAGATCCCCGTCCCGGCCGACGCCGCTCCGAGGCGGCGCGGCCGTCCGCCGAAGCCCGCCGACCCCCTTGCTCCCGCCAAGATCCCCCGGCCCCGCGGTCGCCCCCGCAAGAACGCCCCTTCTGACGCTGCCCCCAGGCAGGCTGGTCTGGCCAAGAGGCCGAGGGGCAGGCCACCTAAAGTTAGGACGCAGTTCAGGGAAGTCGGGTTTGTCTGA
- the LOC103991315 gene encoding 14-3-3-like protein GF14-C, with translation MSPVESSREESVYMAKLAEQAERYEEMVEFMEKVVKTIRGEELTVEERNLLSVAYKNVIGARRASWRIVSSIEQKEESRGNEEHVALIKEYRGRIEAELSKICDGILKLLDSHLVPSASAAESKVFYLKMKGDYHRYLAEFKTGAERKEAAESTLVAYKSAQDIALAELAPTHPIRLGLALNFSVFYYEILNSPDRACSLAKQAFDEAISELDTLGEESYKDSTLIMQLLRDNLTLWTSDITEDGADEIKEAPKKESGDGQ, from the exons ATGTCTCCGGTGGAGTCGTCGCGCGAGGAGAGCGTGTACATGGCCAAGCTGGCGGAGCAGGCAGAGCGGTACGAGGAGATGGTGGAGTTCATGGAGAAGGTGGTGAAGACGATCCGCGGGGAGGAGCTCACCGTGGAGGAGCGCAACCTCCTCTCGGTGGCCTACAAAAACGTGATCGGAGCTCGCCGCGCGTCCTGGCGGATCGTCTCATCCATCGAGCAGAAGGAGGAGAGCCGCGGGAACGAGGAGCATGTCGCGCTCATCAAAGAGTACCGCGGCAGGATCGAGGCCGAGCTCAGCAAGATCTGTGATGGGATCCTGAAGCTGCTTGATTCTCACCTCGTCCCCTCTGCGAGCGCCGCCGAGTCCAAGGTGTTTTACCTTAAGATGAAGGGTGACTACCACAG GTACCTTGCAGAGTTCAAGACTGGAGCTGAGAGGAAAGAAGCAGCTGAGAGCACTCTGGTGGCTTACAAATCTGCGCAG GATATTGCTTTAGCTGAATTGGCTCCGACTCATCCGATAAGGCTTGGGCTGGCACTTAACTTCTCTGTGTTCTATTACGAGATTCTTAACTCACCAGACCGTGCATGCAGCCTTGCAAAGCAG GCATTTGATGAGGCCATCTCTGAACTGGATACCTTGGGCGAAGAATCCTACAAGGATAGTACTCTAATCATGCAGCTTCTCCGAGACAACTTGACATTATGGACCTCGGATATCACG GAGGATGGAGCTGATGAGATCAAGGAAGCTCCGAAGAAGGAATCAGGAGATGGCCAGTGA
- the LOC135642249 gene encoding uncharacterized protein LOC135642249, with product MSLSLISSMAGPAGVFAARHQDSFPSIPSSPARTSRGAAHVARARKGLSSRSRRLEKRDKKGGATTVNDEAPPAEVGGGGMLPMESPGGGGIEGFEYSTTPMPVLQGEDKDFWEGPQWNALGFFVQYQWAFGIVFALIACGIAVATYNEGATDFRQTPVYKESIQSRELLEEPEASNTDVFEANPTEVAPSLE from the exons ATGTCTCTCTCCTTGATCTCGAGCATGGCCGGGCCCGCCGGTGTGTTCGCCGCCCGGCACCAGGACTCCTTCCCCTCCATCCCCTCCTCCCCCGCTCGCACCAGTCGCGGTGCCGCGCACGTGGCGCGTGCGAGGAAGGGCCTCTCCTCTCGCTCCCGCCGCCTCGAGAAGCGGGACAAGAAGGGTGGCGCCACCACGGTGAACGACGAGGCGCCGCCGGCGGAGGTTGGTGGAGGGGGGATGCTCCCCATGGAGAGCCCAGGAGGAGGGGGGATCGAGGGGTTCGAGTACTCGACGACGCCGATGCCGGTGCTACAGGGCGAGGATAAGGATTTCTGGGAGGGCCCCCAGTGGAACGCCCTCGGCTTCTTCGTCCAGTACCAGTGGGCCTTCGGCATCGTCTTTGCC CTGATTGCTTGTGGGATTGCTGTTGCTACATATAACGAAGGCGCAACTGATTTTAGGCAAACACCTGTCTACAAGGAGTCTATTCAGTCCCGCGAGCTATTAGAAGAACCAGAGGCATCAAACACTGATGTGTTTGAGGCAAATCCAACTGAGGTAGCACCAAGCCTGGAATAG
- the LOC135642247 gene encoding DNA repair RAD52-like protein 2, chloroplastic, translated as MHENKGIAISPFRIPSTSEVARPAPVSVWRMETAYFSSLSVFPAAAAAGKNVRPLCVARPGRRGFAAGAGSSNGGKSGGGCAGVPNSNYVVPLDKATSSLARPLNEILRDLNKRVPDKIIDTADNTIPWYHTNRMLSFYAPGWCGEVRDVRFSNYGTVTVVYRLTVRGSDGEAHRESTGTVSVNDGQLDDPVAAAEELAFCRACARFGFGLHLYHED; from the exons ATGCACGAAAATAAAGGCATCGCCATCTCCCCTTTCCGCATCCCGTCGACGTCTGAAGTCGCCCGTCCTGCTCCAGTGTCGGTGTGGCGTATGGAGACCGCCTACTTCTCGTCCCTTTCGGTCtttcccgccgccgccgccgccggaaaGAATGTGCGCCCACTCTGCGTGGCTCGGCCGGGGCGTCGGGGCTTTGCGGCCGGAGCAGGATCGAGCAACGGGGGGAAGAGCGGCGGAGGATGCGCCGGGGTGCCCAACTCCAACTACGTGGTGCCGCTCGATAAAGCGACCTCGTCCCTCGCCCGTCCCCTGAACGAGATCCTCAGGGACCTCAACAAGAGAGTGCCCGACAAGATCATCGACACCGCTGACAACACCATCCCTTG GTACCACACCAATAGAATGCTGAGCTTTTATGCCCCAG GCTGGTGTGGAGAAGTACGCGATGTTAGATTCTCAAATTATGGTACTGTGACCGTGGTGTACCGACTCACCGTTAGAGGATCAGATGGAGAG GCTCACCGTGAGTCCACCGGAACAGTGTCCGTGAACGACGGCCAGCTTGACGACCCAGTTGCAGCAGCTGAAGAATTGGCCTTCTGCAGAGCCTGCGCAAGATTTGGTTTTGGCTTGCATCTGTACCATGAGGACTGA